The proteins below are encoded in one region of Methanosarcina barkeri 3:
- a CDS encoding DNA-directed DNA polymerase: MPMDFQILDADYEVINDSSPVIRLFGRGEDGKSVCCFVPDFEPYFYLKASGDLNAVARLIEDTFTQVKKVDIVEKFEPIGYQKTKTKMLRVTTHLPREVPEIRDEILKLQEVMRAEGKWEVYETDILFRNRFLIDRDLGGMVWVSAEGEAVDPAKYIRTSSSGSSRCEKFACDASILASGFHKVENLTLAPLKYLSFDIECLPLDGGMPSPEVSPVVMISFSFEPEYKGHKTLVLLAKPVEGLNSDVYPCKDETEMLNRFFEIFCEYDPDIVVGYNHQDFDIPYITDRVKTLVSEGKSINPVVGRDGSKIGYRKFGLITRTEMKGRVVVDALPLVRRAFSLKQYTLRAVSKELLNREKLDVPPLEMEEYWADTGEKFKKFVDYSRRDAELALELILHLKLLDKYIALAQVSGSLLQEIVDGGQTSMIETLLLREFGLRDRVLLPKPDDGVSAERYEMSSDLKGGEVLEPQKGLLENVLILDYKSLYPTIMMAHNLCYTTVVTGDRPEEVTIKPPSGGEFVPPDVYKGIVPSILEDLLSRRTQTKKRMRKTSNENEYRVLDATQLALKSLLNSFYGYSGYARARLYSLTLANAVTSFGRSNILNTREIINSTIGKIILRNKTALLLDEAGELSPQDRVVELSVAYGDTDSVFVHCKSREDLSLEEISLIGNRLSNIVSASLPDPMELEFESIAKRALLIAKKRYALWLFEPRNSGWEDKIKVKGMETVRRDWCELTSVTLNKVLELVLIEGNVDQAVNYVREVVSKVRNLDPAKDSDIIESLVLTRTLTKKTESYKNKQPHLTVVENLKKRTGVVPSIGTRIPFVIIAGKGLFVDRAEDPDYVRENNIPIDVDYYIKKQILPPVERILEVFGVKISSLDFDSKQKGLFDFEAKKPEVKKQEKPSSEKESKVKAQEQNLCKENGHAAQSSLFDF, encoded by the coding sequence ATGCCTATGGATTTCCAGATCTTGGATGCAGACTATGAAGTCATTAATGACAGCAGTCCCGTAATCCGCCTCTTTGGTAGGGGAGAGGACGGGAAGAGCGTTTGCTGTTTTGTTCCCGATTTTGAACCTTATTTCTATCTCAAGGCCTCTGGAGACCTTAATGCCGTAGCCAGGCTTATCGAAGATACTTTCACTCAAGTTAAAAAAGTAGATATTGTTGAGAAATTCGAGCCTATTGGGTATCAGAAAACAAAGACAAAGATGCTCAGGGTTACTACTCACTTGCCCAGAGAGGTGCCCGAAATCAGGGACGAGATTCTGAAGCTTCAGGAAGTAATGAGGGCCGAAGGCAAATGGGAAGTGTATGAGACCGATATTCTTTTCAGAAATCGTTTTTTAATTGACAGAGATCTCGGAGGTATGGTCTGGGTATCTGCAGAAGGGGAAGCCGTTGATCCTGCAAAATATATCCGGACAAGTAGTTCAGGTAGTTCTCGCTGTGAGAAATTCGCGTGTGATGCTTCAATCCTTGCGTCCGGATTCCATAAAGTTGAAAATCTTACTCTTGCTCCCCTGAAGTATCTATCTTTTGATATCGAATGCCTGCCTCTTGATGGAGGAATGCCTTCTCCTGAGGTTTCACCTGTAGTCATGATCAGCTTCTCTTTCGAGCCTGAGTATAAAGGACATAAAACCCTTGTGCTTCTGGCAAAACCTGTGGAGGGTCTGAATTCCGATGTTTATCCCTGCAAGGACGAGACCGAGATGCTAAATCGGTTTTTTGAGATCTTCTGTGAGTACGACCCTGATATTGTAGTGGGATATAATCACCAGGATTTTGATATTCCTTACATAACGGACCGAGTAAAAACTCTGGTTTCAGAAGGGAAATCAATAAATCCTGTTGTCGGCCGGGATGGCAGCAAAATAGGTTACAGAAAATTCGGACTTATTACCCGCACTGAAATGAAAGGCAGGGTGGTTGTTGATGCGCTTCCTCTGGTAAGAAGAGCTTTCAGTCTGAAGCAGTACACCCTGCGTGCGGTTTCAAAGGAACTTCTGAACCGCGAAAAACTGGATGTACCCCCCCTTGAAATGGAAGAGTACTGGGCCGATACGGGGGAAAAATTCAAAAAATTCGTCGATTACTCACGCAGGGATGCGGAGCTTGCCCTTGAACTTATCCTTCATTTAAAACTTCTTGACAAATATATTGCCCTTGCTCAGGTGAGCGGAAGCCTGCTTCAGGAAATCGTTGATGGAGGCCAGACATCGATGATTGAAACTCTTCTTTTAAGAGAGTTTGGCCTCCGCGACAGAGTTCTCCTTCCAAAACCTGATGATGGAGTTTCGGCCGAGAGATATGAAATGAGCTCTGATCTCAAAGGAGGAGAAGTTCTTGAACCTCAGAAGGGACTTCTGGAAAATGTGCTAATTCTTGACTACAAATCCCTTTATCCAACCATAATGATGGCACATAACCTGTGCTACACTACAGTAGTCACAGGTGACCGGCCTGAAGAGGTAACTATCAAACCTCCATCCGGTGGAGAGTTCGTGCCTCCTGATGTTTATAAAGGTATTGTGCCTTCTATCCTTGAAGATCTGCTTAGTCGAAGGACACAGACAAAGAAAAGGATGAGAAAGACTTCTAATGAAAATGAGTACAGAGTACTTGATGCCACTCAACTTGCCCTGAAAAGCTTGCTAAATAGCTTTTATGGTTATTCCGGGTATGCCAGGGCAAGGCTCTACAGCCTGACTCTTGCAAACGCAGTAACCAGTTTTGGAAGAAGTAATATCCTCAATACGCGGGAAATTATCAACAGTACTATAGGAAAAATAATTCTCAGGAATAAAACAGCTCTACTCCTTGACGAAGCCGGAGAACTCTCTCCCCAGGATAGGGTAGTTGAATTGTCGGTTGCCTATGGGGATACTGACAGTGTTTTTGTTCACTGTAAGTCCAGAGAGGATCTATCTCTTGAAGAGATTAGTCTTATAGGTAACAGGCTTTCGAATATCGTTTCTGCGTCCTTGCCCGATCCAATGGAACTTGAGTTCGAGTCCATTGCCAAACGTGCTCTTCTTATTGCAAAGAAGCGCTACGCTCTCTGGCTTTTCGAGCCAAGAAATTCAGGCTGGGAAGACAAGATCAAGGTTAAAGGTATGGAGACTGTCCGAAGGGACTGGTGTGAACTGACCTCGGTAACCCTCAATAAAGTGCTTGAACTTGTGCTTATAGAAGGTAATGTTGACCAGGCTGTGAATTACGTTCGTGAAGTAGTCAGCAAGGTCAGGAATCTCGATCCTGCAAAAGACTCGGATATTATCGAAAGTCTTGTTCTAACCCGCACCCTTACAAAAAAGACTGAAAGTTATAAGAACAAGCAACCTCATCTTACTGTTGTTGAAAACCTGAAAAAAAGGACCGGTGTTGTACCTTCCATAGGAACAAGGATACCTTTTGTCATTATTGCAGGTAAAGGACTCTTTGTTGATCGGGCTGAAGACCCGGATTATGTTAGGGAAAACAACATCCCGATAGATGTCGATTACTATATTAAGAAGCAGATACTTCCACCGGTGGAACGTATTCTTGAAGTTTTCGGGGTCAAGATATCTTCACTTGACTTTGATTCAAAACAAAAAGGACTATTTGATTTTGAAGCTAAAAAGCCTGAAGTAAAGAAACAGGAAAAGCCCTCTTCAGAAAAGGAAAGTAAGGTAAAAGCTCAGGAGCAGAATTTATGTAAGGAGAATGGACATGCAGCTCAGAGTTCTCTTTTCGATTTCTGA
- a CDS encoding putative cobaltochelatase, translating to MKNHNITTYPFTAIVGQEKMKKALILNAINPKVGGVLIRGEKGTAKSTAVRALANLLPEIEVVEGCKFHCSPHDVNAMCEECLEKVKAGTLKSSSIKMKVVDLPVSATEDRVVGTLDIEHAIKKGEKRFEPGVLAHAHRGILYVDEINLLDDHLVDVLLDSAAMGVNTVEREGISFSHPANFVLVGTMNPEEGELRPQLLDRFGLCVDIKGIMDVARRVELIKYRLSYETDPETFAVSWQAAESELCGQILLAQKLLPEVRISDSMLELISQICVDMGVDGHRADITMMKTSITLAAFNGRTEVLEEDVKEAAELVLPHRMRRKPFDNHSDKQDKLNESIEKQREKEKENKKEKQKEKDENKNEQQKKEHNEQTGRSQAHPEEQKSDSPQDSTGEQPDASSETIFATGASYQIKQFSPDFRRNNRNGSGRRSKTLTKSKQGRYIKSKIPEEKITDLAFDATLRAAAPYQLVREKNGNSIVIHESDFRQKVREKKIGNFVLFVVDASGSMGAQQRMVASKGAVLSMLMDAYQKRDKVGLIAFKGAGAELVLPPTSSVEMAQKYLEELPTGGKTPLSHGLMKGYETIKAELLRDPDICPFMVLISDGRANVSMNGEPPLQESKTIASMFRSECIQSAVIDTESSIIKFGLAQEISSALGARYLALEDLKADSIVEAVRTSAPFEFSVSSGSFSA from the coding sequence ATGAAAAACCATAATATTACTACTTACCCTTTTACTGCAATAGTCGGGCAGGAGAAAATGAAAAAAGCCCTGATCCTGAATGCTATCAATCCGAAAGTAGGAGGGGTTCTTATCAGGGGTGAAAAAGGTACTGCCAAGTCAACGGCTGTCCGGGCACTGGCTAATCTCCTGCCCGAAATCGAAGTAGTAGAAGGCTGTAAATTCCATTGCAGTCCTCATGATGTAAATGCAATGTGTGAAGAGTGCCTGGAAAAGGTAAAAGCCGGGACTCTTAAGAGTTCTTCCATAAAAATGAAAGTTGTGGATCTACCTGTAAGTGCTACCGAAGACCGTGTTGTAGGGACTCTTGATATCGAACATGCCATCAAGAAAGGGGAAAAGCGCTTTGAGCCCGGAGTACTTGCTCATGCTCACAGGGGTATCCTGTACGTGGATGAGATTAATCTTCTGGATGACCATCTTGTAGATGTGCTCCTGGACTCTGCAGCAATGGGAGTAAATACCGTTGAAAGAGAAGGAATTTCCTTTTCCCATCCTGCAAATTTCGTGCTTGTAGGAACCATGAACCCCGAAGAAGGAGAACTTCGACCCCAGTTACTTGACCGTTTCGGTTTATGCGTGGATATAAAGGGAATCATGGATGTAGCCAGACGGGTGGAACTTATCAAATATAGGCTCAGTTATGAGACCGATCCTGAAACTTTTGCAGTAAGCTGGCAGGCTGCAGAGTCCGAGCTTTGCGGGCAGATTCTCCTGGCACAGAAATTACTTCCTGAAGTGAGGATCTCGGATAGCATGCTTGAGTTGATCAGCCAGATCTGTGTTGATATGGGAGTCGATGGGCACAGGGCAGATATCACAATGATGAAAACCTCAATCACTCTTGCAGCTTTCAATGGCAGGACTGAGGTCCTTGAAGAGGATGTAAAAGAAGCTGCAGAGCTTGTCCTTCCTCACCGTATGCGTAGAAAACCGTTTGATAATCATTCTGATAAGCAGGATAAGCTAAATGAAAGTATAGAGAAACAAAGGGAAAAAGAAAAGGAAAATAAAAAAGAAAAGCAAAAAGAAAAAGATGAAAATAAAAATGAACAGCAAAAAAAAGAGCATAATGAGCAAACCGGAAGATCACAGGCTCACCCAGAAGAGCAGAAATCAGATAGCCCTCAGGACAGCACCGGAGAACAGCCTGATGCTTCCTCGGAAACTATTTTTGCAACAGGAGCGAGTTACCAGATAAAGCAATTTTCTCCCGATTTTCGAAGAAATAACCGAAATGGGTCAGGTCGGCGCAGCAAAACTCTTACGAAATCCAAACAGGGCAGGTATATAAAGAGTAAAATTCCCGAGGAAAAAATCACGGATCTTGCTTTTGATGCTACCTTAAGGGCAGCTGCACCTTACCAGCTTGTAAGGGAAAAAAACGGAAACTCCATAGTAATTCATGAATCGGATTTCAGGCAAAAAGTCCGTGAGAAAAAGATAGGTAACTTTGTACTTTTTGTTGTGGATGCCAGCGGTTCTATGGGGGCTCAACAGCGGATGGTAGCTTCTAAAGGTGCAGTGCTTTCAATGTTGATGGATGCCTACCAGAAACGTGATAAAGTTGGGCTTATTGCTTTTAAGGGAGCAGGAGCAGAGCTGGTGCTGCCGCCAACATCCAGCGTGGAAATGGCGCAAAAATATCTGGAAGAACTGCCAACCGGAGGAAAGACTCCCCTTTCACATGGGCTTATGAAAGGCTATGAAACCATAAAGGCAGAACTTCTGCGCGATCCTGACATTTGTCCGTTTATGGTTCTGATCTCTGACGGAAGGGCAAATGTCAGTATGAACGGTGAACCTCCTCTCCAGGAGTCAAAAACGATAGCTTCCATGTTTCGAAGTGAATGCATACAATCGGCAGTTATTGATACGGAAAGCAGCATAATTAAATTCGGGCTTGCGCAGGAGATTTCAAGTGCTCTTGGAGCCAGATATCTTGCACTTGAGGACCTGAAGGCAGATTCAATAGTTGAAGCTGTTCGAACTTCGGCCCCTTTTGAATTCTCGGTTTCTTCAGGCAGCTTTTCGGCTTGA